In one window of Ruminococcus albus AD2013 DNA:
- a CDS encoding aminotransferase class I/II-fold pyridoxal phosphate-dependent enzyme, producing MTNIFGLDEKILTLAAEAEGECKEVFAEIDRIAEINGQKVLKAFIDNRVSEGCLKGTTGYGYGDIGRDTADKVYAQALGGEDAIVRHTFVNGTHALSTALFGILRPDDELCFLTGAPYDTLEGVVGKEGDNGSGSLRDFGVKSSIVELKEDGTPDLEAIAKAAKGAKVGYIQRSRGYSLRPSFTVDVIASAIKAAKDANPDIIILTDNCYGEFVEEKEPLAVGADLIVGSLIKNPGGGIASTGGYICGRADLVEKCADRLTCVGMGKEVGCSLNMNREILLGFFLCPQTVANALKTSVFACRLFEKLGYKTLPESSKKRTDIIASILLENEKNLTAFCKGIQKGSPVDSYVTPEAWDMPGYESKVIMAAGAFTMGASIELSADAPIREPYAVWLQGGITYPSGKMGIMLAAQELINS from the coding sequence TTGACAAACATTTTTGGATTAGATGAAAAAATACTGACCCTTGCTGCTGAGGCTGAGGGTGAATGCAAGGAGGTATTTGCGGAGATAGACCGCATCGCCGAGATAAACGGGCAGAAAGTCCTGAAAGCATTCATCGACAACCGTGTGAGCGAGGGCTGTCTGAAAGGTACTACAGGCTACGGCTACGGCGATATCGGCAGAGATACTGCTGATAAGGTCTACGCGCAGGCACTGGGCGGCGAAGATGCCATAGTAAGGCACACTTTTGTAAACGGCACCCATGCGCTTTCCACTGCGCTTTTCGGTATACTCCGTCCCGATGATGAGCTGTGTTTTCTCACAGGTGCGCCCTACGATACCCTTGAGGGCGTTGTGGGCAAAGAGGGCGACAATGGCAGCGGTTCGCTGAGAGATTTCGGCGTTAAAAGCAGCATTGTCGAGCTGAAAGAGGACGGAACTCCCGACCTTGAAGCCATTGCAAAGGCAGCAAAGGGCGCGAAAGTCGGCTACATACAGAGATCGCGCGGATATTCCCTCAGACCTTCTTTCACCGTTGATGTGATAGCAAGTGCTATCAAAGCGGCAAAGGACGCTAATCCCGATATAATTATACTCACCGACAACTGCTACGGCGAATTCGTTGAAGAAAAGGAACCTCTTGCCGTTGGTGCCGACCTGATTGTAGGTTCGCTGATAAAGAACCCCGGCGGCGGAATAGCAAGCACAGGCGGATACATCTGCGGACGTGCCGACCTTGTGGAAAAATGCGCTGACAGACTCACCTGCGTGGGCATGGGCAAAGAAGTAGGCTGTTCGCTGAACATGAACAGAGAGATACTTCTGGGCTTCTTCCTCTGCCCGCAGACAGTAGCAAATGCCCTGAAAACTTCCGTTTTCGCCTGCCGACTTTTTGAAAAGCTGGGTTACAAGACCCTTCCAGAAAGCAGTAAAAAAAGAACGGATATCATCGCATCTATCCTGCTTGAAAACGAGAAGAACCTGACCGCATTCTGCAAGGGCATACAGAAAGGCAGTCCCGTTGACAGCTATGTTACTCCCGAGGCATGGGATATGCCCGGCTACGAGAGCAAGGTCATCATGGCGGCGGGCGCATTCACTATGGGCGCTTCCATCGAACTTTCAGCCGATGCCCCGATACGCGAACCCTATGCAGTATGGCTTCAGGGCGGCATAACTTACCCAAGCGGAAAGATGGGCATAATGCTGGCGGCGCAGGAACTTATCAATTCATAA
- the hprK gene encoding HPr(Ser) kinase/phosphatase, which produces MAEIFSVTVSEIVKQLGLELLYAPDNIDELIVTDNDCNRPGLQLMGFYEYFNAERIQICGNMEFAYLASIDEEVRRQRLDALFATKIPMFIVARSHELYPEMIDIASKYGVPIARTSDSTTAFIAALIGYLNVELAPRITRHGVLIEVYGEGILIVGESGVGKSETAIELVKRGHRLVADDAVEIRKTSSRTLVGQSPDNIRHFLELRGIGIINTRRLFGMGAVKISEKIDLIVQLEPWDSKKIYDRMGVDNEYTSILGIKIPSLTIPIKPGRNLAVILEVAAMNNRHKKMGYNAAAELLQNLGLEMDTKESVKNWDVF; this is translated from the coding sequence ATGGCAGAGATATTCAGTGTAACAGTCAGCGAGATAGTAAAGCAGCTAGGGCTTGAACTGCTCTATGCTCCCGATAATATCGATGAGCTGATAGTCACCGACAACGACTGCAACCGTCCCGGATTGCAGCTGATGGGATTCTATGAGTACTTCAACGCCGAGCGTATACAGATATGCGGCAATATGGAGTTTGCTTATCTGGCTTCCATCGATGAAGAAGTAAGAAGACAAAGACTCGACGCACTTTTTGCAACAAAGATACCAATGTTCATCGTAGCAAGAAGCCATGAGCTCTATCCCGAAATGATAGATATAGCTTCAAAGTACGGCGTGCCGATAGCACGTACCTCCGACAGTACCACTGCGTTCATCGCAGCGCTTATCGGCTACCTGAATGTTGAGCTTGCACCCCGTATCACCCGCCACGGCGTGCTTATCGAAGTATACGGCGAAGGCATACTCATCGTGGGCGAAAGCGGCGTAGGTAAGAGCGAGACCGCTATCGAGCTGGTAAAGCGCGGACATCGTCTTGTGGCTGACGACGCCGTTGAGATAAGAAAGACCTCCAGCAGAACTCTGGTAGGTCAGTCCCCCGATAACATCAGGCATTTTCTCGAACTCCGCGGCATAGGTATTATAAATACCAGAAGACTGTTCGGTATGGGTGCCGTTAAGATATCCGAAAAGATAGACCTCATCGTTCAGCTCGAACCCTGGGACAGCAAGAAGATATACGACCGTATGGGCGTGGATAACGAGTATACTTCAATACTCGGCATAAAGATACCCAGCCTTACCATACCGATAAAGCCCGGCCGTAACCTCGCTGTTATACTGGAAGTTGCCGCTATGAACAACCGTCACAAGAAGATGGGCTACAATGCAGCGGCTGAGCTTTTACAGAACCTCGGTCTTGAAATGGATACCAAGGAATCCGTAAAGAACTGGGACGTTTTCTGA
- the murB gene encoding UDP-N-acetylmuramate dehydrogenase produces MKELDMNTRSLLELAEELECRVFPNEPLDKHNTFRIGGCCSAMIDINSPDNLSQLWEEANRLGIRTMALGNGSNVLFDDRGYNGVIFLIGSSMDKIYMKDENTIVAQAGCPLLKLCRFALEHSLSGMEFAYGIPGSVGGAIFMNAGAYGGEIKDVIKYGRAVDRAGRQFEYQNDQMKFGYRTSRFIESGELIVEGEFELPGGSYDEIQDKMVDLMGRRRDKQPLNMPSAGSTFKRPTGEGLFAGKLIQDSGLRGFSVGGAQVSEKHCGFVVNKGGATSADVLELIKQVQEKVLKDTGIELECEVRYIPYEA; encoded by the coding sequence GTGAAAGAACTTGATATGAACACACGTTCATTGCTGGAACTTGCGGAAGAACTGGAATGCAGAGTATTCCCGAACGAACCGCTGGATAAACACAACACCTTCCGCATAGGCGGATGCTGTTCGGCAATGATAGATATAAATTCGCCAGATAATCTCTCCCAGCTGTGGGAAGAAGCGAACCGTCTCGGCATAAGGACGATGGCACTGGGCAACGGCTCGAATGTACTGTTCGATGACCGCGGCTACAACGGCGTTATCTTCCTGATAGGCAGCTCGATGGATAAGATATATATGAAAGACGAAAATACCATCGTTGCACAGGCGGGCTGTCCCTTGCTGAAGCTTTGCCGCTTCGCACTGGAACACTCTCTCAGCGGTATGGAATTCGCATACGGTATCCCGGGAAGCGTCGGCGGCGCTATATTCATGAACGCAGGCGCATACGGCGGAGAGATCAAGGACGTTATAAAATACGGCAGAGCAGTTGACCGCGCAGGCAGACAGTTTGAATACCAGAACGACCAGATGAAGTTCGGTTACAGGACCAGCAGGTTCATCGAGAGCGGTGAACTGATAGTCGAGGGTGAATTTGAACTGCCGGGCGGAAGCTATGACGAGATACAGGATAAGATGGTAGACCTCATGGGACGCCGCCGCGATAAACAGCCCCTGAATATGCCCAGCGCAGGCAGTACCTTCAAAAGACCCACAGGTGAAGGACTTTTCGCAGGCAAGCTTATTCAGGACAGCGGACTAAGAGGTTTCTCCGTGGGCGGAGCGCAGGTAAGCGAGAAGCACTGCGGATTCGTAGTGAACAAAGGCGGCGCAACAAGCGCCGATGTACTGGAACTTATAAAACAGGTACAGGAAAAAGTATTAAAAGATACGGGCATAGAGCTTGAATGTGAGGTAAGATACATACCTTACGAAGCTTAA
- the rapZ gene encoding RNase adapter RapZ, translating into MQFVVVTGISGSGKSTAIDVLEDIGYYCIDNMPPELMVKFADICVQSEGNFDKVAFVADVRGGALFFKLKDAITDMRNMGIKVKVIFLDCSDEVIMRRYKETRRRHPLYEIANGNIRDAIETERRLLESVRDEVDYYIDTSSTSTAEFKSKMYDIFLSAGQSAMRIEVRSFGFKYGVMNDADLTFDVRCLPNPFYIPELKSKTGLDPAVSGYVMSFKEAQTLLEKLTDLIDYLIPLYEKEGKAQLVIAFGCTGGKHRSVTFAEAVAKHLTDSGKTIRLAHRDIEKR; encoded by the coding sequence GTGCAGTTCGTAGTAGTTACAGGTATTTCAGGGTCGGGCAAATCGACCGCTATAGATGTTCTGGAGGATATAGGGTATTACTGCATAGATAATATGCCGCCCGAGCTTATGGTAAAGTTTGCCGATATATGTGTTCAGTCCGAGGGTAATTTTGACAAAGTCGCTTTCGTTGCCGATGTACGCGGCGGAGCACTTTTCTTCAAGCTGAAGGACGCTATAACAGATATGCGCAATATGGGCATCAAAGTCAAAGTTATATTCCTTGATTGCAGCGATGAAGTGATAATGCGCCGCTATAAAGAAACACGCCGCAGGCACCCTCTTTACGAGATAGCCAACGGCAATATACGCGATGCCATAGAGACCGAGCGCAGGCTTCTTGAATCGGTCAGGGACGAAGTGGATTATTATATCGACACCTCCTCCACCTCAACGGCTGAATTCAAAAGCAAGATGTACGATATCTTCCTGAGCGCGGGACAATCCGCCATGAGGATAGAAGTGCGTTCTTTCGGCTTCAAATACGGTGTCATGAACGATGCAGACCTCACTTTCGATGTAAGATGTCTGCCGAACCCGTTCTATATACCCGAGCTGAAGAGCAAAACAGGTCTTGACCCCGCGGTGTCGGGGTACGTCATGAGTTTTAAGGAAGCACAGACTCTCCTGGAAAAGCTCACAGACCTCATCGACTACCTTATCCCTCTTTATGAAAAAGAGGGCAAGGCACAGCTGGTCATAGCTTTCGGCTGTACAGGCGGAAAGCACAGAAGTGTGACTTTCGCAGAAGCAGTCGCAAAGCACCTTACCGATTCAGGCAAGACCATAAGGCTGGCTCACCGGGATATCGAAAAGAGATAA
- a CDS encoding SpoIVB peptidase S55 domain-containing protein, whose product MEITKYFFRRTAAAAGALTLTLLGVAGFYDRTLPDSYSVAHDGKLELNTFFSISSRPAKRSYMTALTDLSGDTSRGRESTLMLFGAVPVKDVTAVCSERPKLVPCGETFGIKLLTDGVIVVELTDVGGRCPARECGIRKGDIIISVNGRNIRSNRDISEEVRKCRDSGCEVVYRRDGKDKNVMLEPAYFEGGYKAGMWVRDSSAGIGTLTFFDKDSGVFGGLGHAVCDSDTGNILPLSEGAVGDIEITGLIPSEEGSPGQLLGEFSGEEVLGEITLNCEAGLFGKLENAPDEKEEVELGYKQEVHRGSVQIYSSVDGKAPEPYSARIEHIDLSDGSEHDLVVHITDERLIGETGGIVQGMSGSPIMQDGRLVGAVTHVFIDDPTRGYGIFAEDMVSCAEKSR is encoded by the coding sequence ATGGAAATAACAAAATATTTTTTCAGGCGGACAGCCGCGGCAGCAGGGGCTTTAACGCTGACTTTGCTTGGTGTGGCAGGATTTTATGACAGGACACTCCCCGACAGTTACAGCGTGGCACATGACGGCAAGCTTGAACTGAACACATTTTTCAGCATATCCTCACGCCCTGCGAAACGTTCCTACATGACAGCGCTGACGGATCTATCAGGGGATACTTCACGTGGCAGGGAAAGCACGCTTATGCTTTTCGGGGCGGTGCCTGTGAAGGACGTTACTGCTGTTTGCAGCGAAAGACCTAAGCTTGTGCCCTGTGGTGAGACCTTTGGTATAAAGCTTCTGACAGACGGGGTGATAGTTGTTGAACTAACCGATGTGGGCGGTCGGTGTCCTGCGAGGGAGTGCGGGATAAGAAAAGGTGATATAATTATATCCGTCAACGGCAGGAATATACGTTCAAACCGCGATATTTCCGAAGAAGTCAGAAAATGCCGTGACAGCGGCTGTGAGGTGGTCTATCGGCGGGACGGAAAGGATAAGAACGTTATGCTTGAACCTGCATATTTTGAGGGCGGATACAAGGCGGGAATGTGGGTGCGGGATTCCTCGGCGGGGATAGGCACGCTGACATTTTTTGACAAGGACAGCGGAGTTTTCGGCGGGTTGGGTCATGCCGTATGCGACAGTGATACAGGTAATATCCTGCCCCTTTCGGAGGGTGCTGTGGGGGATATCGAGATAACGGGGCTGATACCCTCGGAGGAGGGTTCTCCGGGGCAGCTTCTGGGGGAATTTTCGGGTGAAGAAGTTCTGGGTGAGATAACACTGAACTGTGAGGCAGGGCTTTTCGGTAAACTGGAAAATGCTCCCGATGAAAAAGAGGAAGTCGAGCTGGGCTACAAGCAGGAGGTACACCGTGGAAGTGTGCAGATATATTCCTCGGTAGACGGCAAAGCCCCCGAGCCATATTCTGCGCGGATAGAGCATATCGACCTCAGCGACGGTTCTGAGCATGACCTTGTGGTACACATCACCGATGAACGTCTTATCGGCGAAACAGGGGGTATCGTGCAGGGCATGAGCGGTTCGCCGATAATGCAGGACGGCAGGCTTGTCGGGGCGGTCACTCATGTGTTTATCGATGACCCGACGCGGGGCTACGGGATATTCGCGGAGGATATGGTTTCCTGCGCAGAAAAATCGCGATGA